The Aedes aegypti strain LVP_AGWG chromosome 3, AaegL5.0 Primary Assembly, whole genome shotgun sequence genome contains a region encoding:
- the LOC5568504 gene encoding calmodulin isoform X2 → MTRQTNDPNGQQQEQNEPESSQNTQSDQSNNQPTQRLGGTTSDFSVSSAATNRSMPRHQEDNPNQPASDCSSLEGNVFVEGGSGTGAHPKTRRSQTSDSITSSNFNYSLNRRFISKNQMKEFREAFRLFDKDNDGSITKEELGTVMRSLGQFARVEELQEMLLEIDVDGDGNVSFEEFVDIMSNMTDTVAETSADQEERELRDAFRVFDKHNRGYITASDLRAVLQCLGEDLDEEEIEDMIKEVDVDGDGRIDFYEFVHALGEPEDSQENDDEDEAVSPHSLSCDVHV, encoded by the exons ACCCGGCAAACCAACGATCCCAACGGCCAGCAACAGGAACAGAACGAACCAGAATCCAGTCAGAACACCCAGAGCGACCAAAGCAACAACCAGCCCACGCAGCGATTGGGAGGAACCACCTCGGACTTCAGTGTCAGCTCCGCGGCCACTAATCGAAGTATGCCCCGCCACCAGGAGGACAATCCCAATCAACCGGCCAGCGACTGTTCCAGCCTCGAGGGAAATGTATTCGTCGAAGGCGGATCCGGCACCGGAGCGCACCCGAAAACACGCCGCTCGCAAACTTCCGATTCGATCACCTCCAGCAACTTCAACTACAGTCTCAACCGGAGGTTCATATCGAAGAACCAGATGAAGGAGTTTCGAGAAGCGTTCCGGCTGTTCGACAAGGATAATGACGGCTCAATCACCAAGGAAGAACTGGGAACTGTCATGAGGTCGTTGGGACAATTTGCTCGCGTGGAAGAATTACAAGAGATGTTACTGGAGATTGATGTTGATG GCGATGGAAACGTAAGTTTCGAAGAGTTTGTCGACATCATGTCCAACATGACGGATACCGTGGCGGAAACATCGGCCGACCAGGAGGAACGTGAGCTACGTGATGCCTTCCGTGTCTTCGACAAGCACAATCGAGGTTACATTACGGCATCAGATCTACGGGCGGTTCTTCAATGTCTGGGCGAAGATTTGGATGAAGAAGAAA TTGAAGACATGATCAAAGAAGTGGACGTTGATGGAGACGGACGGATCGATTTCTACGAATTCGTACATGCTCTTGGAGAACCGGAAGATTCCCAAGAAAACGACGACGAAGACGAGGCAGTGTCGCCCCATTCGCTGTCCTGTGACGTGCATGTCTAA
- the LOC5568504 gene encoding cell division control protein 31 isoform X1 — MVRISKKKMLGWSLEYLFCKTRQTNDPNGQQQEQNEPESSQNTQSDQSNNQPTQRLGGTTSDFSVSSAATNRSMPRHQEDNPNQPASDCSSLEGNVFVEGGSGTGAHPKTRRSQTSDSITSSNFNYSLNRRFISKNQMKEFREAFRLFDKDNDGSITKEELGTVMRSLGQFARVEELQEMLLEIDVDGDGNVSFEEFVDIMSNMTDTVAETSADQEERELRDAFRVFDKHNRGYITASDLRAVLQCLGEDLDEEEIEDMIKEVDVDGDGRIDFYEFVHALGEPEDSQENDDEDEAVSPHSLSCDVHV, encoded by the exons ACCCGGCAAACCAACGATCCCAACGGCCAGCAACAGGAACAGAACGAACCAGAATCCAGTCAGAACACCCAGAGCGACCAAAGCAACAACCAGCCCACGCAGCGATTGGGAGGAACCACCTCGGACTTCAGTGTCAGCTCCGCGGCCACTAATCGAAGTATGCCCCGCCACCAGGAGGACAATCCCAATCAACCGGCCAGCGACTGTTCCAGCCTCGAGGGAAATGTATTCGTCGAAGGCGGATCCGGCACCGGAGCGCACCCGAAAACACGCCGCTCGCAAACTTCCGATTCGATCACCTCCAGCAACTTCAACTACAGTCTCAACCGGAGGTTCATATCGAAGAACCAGATGAAGGAGTTTCGAGAAGCGTTCCGGCTGTTCGACAAGGATAATGACGGCTCAATCACCAAGGAAGAACTGGGAACTGTCATGAGGTCGTTGGGACAATTTGCTCGCGTGGAAGAATTACAAGAGATGTTACTGGAGATTGATGTTGATG GCGATGGAAACGTAAGTTTCGAAGAGTTTGTCGACATCATGTCCAACATGACGGATACCGTGGCGGAAACATCGGCCGACCAGGAGGAACGTGAGCTACGTGATGCCTTCCGTGTCTTCGACAAGCACAATCGAGGTTACATTACGGCATCAGATCTACGGGCGGTTCTTCAATGTCTGGGCGAAGATTTGGATGAAGAAGAAA TTGAAGACATGATCAAAGAAGTGGACGTTGATGGAGACGGACGGATCGATTTCTACGAATTCGTACATGCTCTTGGAGAACCGGAAGATTCCCAAGAAAACGACGACGAAGACGAGGCAGTGTCGCCCCATTCGCTGTCCTGTGACGTGCATGTCTAA